The following is a genomic window from Aquila chrysaetos chrysaetos chromosome 2, bAquChr1.4, whole genome shotgun sequence.
AGAAGCATTTGCACATAGTCTCATTCTATGATACCTATTTGAGGTTGCCTCGTGCGGAGTCAGGGGTTCAACTCGACAACCCTCGGGGGTCCCTTCCAATTCAGGACGTTCCGGGATTGTGAGATTGCCGTTGGCAGGCAGACGGCAAGAAATCCAACGTAAAGCAGCACGCAAGCTCCCGGGAAGAAAACCAACTCTAGCCCAGCCTTCACCGGTACAGCAGGGCAGCTGTGAGTGGCTGAGCTGGGGTGAGGCCGAAGGCCGGGGCTGGCCGGCGGGCGTGCCTGTGATGCGCTCTGGCACCTGTGACATCAGAGGGGACGAGTcacaatggggggggggggggggtagggtaTAAAAGGCACCAGGTGGCAGCGCTGCCCCAGTACAGCCTGGGCAAGCGGTGAGTGCGCAGGcggggggaggctgggctggacGAGGGCCCCCGGGGGGGTGGGTTCTCAGCCTGCATCGAGGGCCCAGCTGCTCGCGGGAACACCTTGGGCAGGGCACGGTGCCGCCGCCACCGGGGCTGGGCGCAGGCCTTGCTGCCTCCCGGCTGCCTCGCCCCCTCTCCTAcctgcccccagctccctgcgGCTCCCgcccctgctccccccggcgccagctccctccctcccagccccactgaaccccttctctccctcctcctgcaggcCATGGCTGTCATACAATTCTTCACCCTGCTTGTGCAAAGCATCCTCTGGAACGCTCAGATGGTCGGTGATGAGCTGGATGAGGCCACACGCGAGCGCATGCAGCAGCGCAAGGAGTATCTGAGCCGGGTGATGACtcggctgctgcaggagctggagcaggggacgcaGCAGCTGGCGCAGAGGACCCAGGAGCAGAGCGGCTTTGCCTGGGGAGCCCTGCTCTTTGCTGCCTTGCGGCAGTGGCAGTTCTGGGCCGTTGCTGgagtcctgctcctgctcttcgCGCTCTGCTGTCGGCTCAGGAAAAGGAGCCATGAGGTGGACAGCAGCAGTGACGAGGAGAGCTCCAGCAGTGACAGGGAGCAGGTGGAAGAGGAGGCGGAAGAAGATGATGACAGTGACAGTGACAATGATCTGGGAAGGTTATTTGCGGAGCACATACAGTGGCCAGTTCAGAACCTAGCCAGGGACTGTCAGGTGGTAAAGGACCTCATTGACAACTTCATCCTTGTCTTCAGACAGCTCTTGTCAAATAGTTTCTTCCCAGTGCTGGAACCTGCCATCGGGCTGGGCAGCGCGTTCGAAGGTTGGAGTCCCCGCGAGGAAGACATCATCTACCGCCTGCTCGTGCCCCTGAAGCCCCCCCGTGGGCACGCCTTCCACCTGGAGCTGGGCAACAGGGGGGAGACGCCAGCATGGTACTCCTACGTCCGCGTGGAGCTGGAGTGCACCTGCATGAGAGAGCAGCTGGCACAAGAGATGCTGTGCTTCCTGCACCACCCTGTGGAGGAGCTTAGGAGGAATCAGGGTCCCAGCCTCCTACACACCCTCTGCACTGGCTCCTACCTAGATGTGCAGAAAACTGCCCGCTGGTTCTATCAACTGGTGCAAGCAGCCTGGGTGTTTTTGCCTCAATCATCCACATGGCGTCTAACCATGCTGCCCTCTATCCGCTTCTGCAAATTCCGGGTGACAGAaggcaacaacaaaacccacgTTATTGAGATGATGTTTGGGGTGCAGCAAGGCAATTCGGACATCTTTGTGAGCAGCCAGAATACAGAGGCCCTCTTCACCCCAAGCACGACGTGGCCAGAGAGCTACGCTGTGGCAGAGGCGAAGTTCTTCAGGCATATGGCCGGGCAGGTCCCGCATGACAGCTTCCACCTCAGATGCCTGCAGGCCTACGCCCGCATCCTGGTGGGCATAGGCTTTTCCACCTATACCTTGAAGACAGTTGTGATGCACCTCCTGAACACCATACCCCTGTCAGGCTGGCGCAGGAGGCATTTCGTGCTGCGGATGGAGGATATCATGCAAtacctgctctgctgcctggaggAGAAACGCCTCGACCACTTCTTCTTAGGCAACGAGAGGGTGCCTGAGGAGATAAACTTGCCCCCAGACTTCCAAACGGCCGAACCACTCAACCTCTTCCAGCACCTGGTGCACGATCCAGACGCCCACGCCGAGGCAATGCGTGAGTATACGGATCTGCGACGACGGCTCACGAGACTGCTGGTCTCCAGCCGCTGAAAGAGATCTTCACGCACAGAGCTGTGTTT
Proteins encoded in this region:
- the LOC115337804 gene encoding inositol 1,4,5-trisphosphate receptor-interacting protein-like 1 isoform X1, which translates into the protein MAVIQFFTLLVQSILWNAQMVGDELDEATRERMQQRKEYLSRVMTRLLQELEQGTQQLAQRTQEQSGFAWGALLFAALRQWQFWAVAGVLLLLFALCCRLRKRSHEVDSSSDEESSSSDREQVEEEAEEDDDSDSDNDLGRLFAEHIQWPVQNLARDCQVVKDLIDNFILVFRQLLSNSFFPVLEPAIGLGSAFEGWSPREEDIIYRLLVPLKPPRGHAFHLELGNRGETPAWYSYVRVELECTCMREQLAQEMLCFLHHPVEELRRNQGPSLLHTLCTGSYLDVQKTARWFYQLVQAAWVFLPQSSTWRLTMLPSIRFCKFRVTEGNNKTHVIEMMFGVQQGNSDIFVSSQNTEALFTPSTTWPESYAVAEAKFFRHMAGQVPHDSFHLRCLQAYARILVGIGFSTYTLKTVVMHLLNTIPLSGWRRRHFVLRMEDIMQYLLCCLEEKRLDHFFLGNERVPEEINLPPDFQTAEPLNLFQHLVHDPDAHAEAMREYTDLRRRLTRLLVSSR
- the LOC115337804 gene encoding inositol 1,4,5-trisphosphate receptor-interacting protein-like 1 isoform X2 is translated as MAVIQFFTLLVQSILWNALQELEQSGFAWGALLFAALRQWQFWAVAGVLLLLFALCCRLRKRSHEVDSSSDEESSSSDREQVEEEAEEDDDSDSDNDLGRLFAEHIQWPVQNLARDCQVVKDLIDNFILVFRQLLSNSFFPVLEPAIGLGSAFEGWSPREEDIIYRLLVPLKPPRGHAFHLELGNRGETPAWYSYVRVELECTCMREQLAQEMLCFLHHPVEELRRNQGPSLLHTLCTGSYLDVQKTARWFYQLVQAAWVFLPQSSTWRLTMLPSIRFCKFRVTEGNNKTHVIEMMFGVQQGNSDIFVSSQNTEALFTPSTTWPESYAVAEAKFFRHMAGQVPHDSFHLRCLQAYARILVGIGFSTYTLKTVVMHLLNTIPLSGWRRRHFVLRMEDIMQYLLCCLEEKRLDHFFLGNERVPEEINLPPDFQTAEPLNLFQHLVHDPDAHAEAMREYTDLRRRLTRLLVSSR